Proteins found in one Pseudomonas mosselii genomic segment:
- the murG gene encoding undecaprenyldiphospho-muramoylpentapeptide beta-N-acetylglucosaminyltransferase produces the protein MAADGKNILIMAGGTGGHVFPALACAREFQARGYSVHWLGTPRGIENELVPQAGLPLHLIQVTGLRGKGKLSLLKAPFTLVKAVLQARRIVRQLKPVCVVGFGGYVTGPGGVAARLCGVPLVIHEQNARAGTTNRLLLPLAARVCEAFPDTFAASDKLRTTGNPVRPELFMDAARAPLAERRVRLLVMGGSLGAEPLNKLLPKALSEVPENLRPEVFHQAGKNHAPVTAERYHEAGVEAQVEPFIKDMAHAYGWADMVVCRAGALTVSELAAAGLPSMLVPLPHAIDDHQTHNAQYLAREGAAFLMPQATTGAAQLAERLNEVLMQPEKLNAMAGTARRLAKPGATSTVVDICLEVAHG, from the coding sequence ATGGCCGCTGACGGCAAGAACATCCTGATCATGGCGGGCGGTACCGGGGGGCACGTGTTCCCGGCCCTGGCCTGCGCCCGCGAGTTCCAGGCCCGTGGCTACAGCGTTCACTGGCTGGGCACCCCGCGTGGCATCGAGAACGAGCTGGTGCCTCAGGCCGGCCTGCCGTTGCACCTGATCCAGGTCACCGGCCTGCGTGGCAAGGGCAAGCTGTCGCTGCTCAAGGCGCCGTTCACCCTGGTCAAGGCCGTGCTGCAGGCGCGGCGGATCGTGCGTCAGCTCAAGCCGGTCTGCGTGGTCGGCTTCGGCGGCTATGTGACCGGGCCCGGCGGTGTTGCCGCCCGGTTGTGCGGGGTGCCGCTGGTGATCCACGAGCAGAATGCCCGCGCCGGCACCACCAATCGCCTGCTGCTGCCGTTGGCCGCGCGTGTCTGCGAAGCCTTCCCGGACACCTTCGCCGCCAGCGACAAGCTGCGTACCACCGGCAATCCGGTGCGTCCGGAGCTGTTCATGGACGCGGCGCGCGCGCCCCTGGCCGAGCGCCGTGTGCGCCTGCTGGTCATGGGTGGCAGCCTGGGTGCGGAACCATTGAACAAATTGTTGCCTAAGGCCCTGTCCGAAGTGCCGGAGAACCTGCGCCCCGAGGTGTTCCACCAGGCCGGGAAAAACCACGCCCCGGTCACCGCCGAGCGTTATCACGAGGCAGGTGTCGAGGCCCAGGTCGAACCGTTCATCAAGGACATGGCCCATGCCTATGGCTGGGCCGATATGGTGGTGTGCCGGGCCGGCGCCCTGACCGTCAGCGAACTCGCGGCGGCGGGCCTGCCCTCGATGCTGGTGCCCTTGCCCCATGCCATCGACGACCACCAGACCCACAACGCCCAATACCTGGCTCGCGAAGGCGCCGCCTTCCTGATGCCACAAGCGACTACTGGCGCAGCGCAGCTCGCTGAACGCCTGAACGAGGTGCTGATGCAACCCGAGAAACTCAACGCCATGGCCGGCACCGCCCGCCGCCTGGCCAAACCTGGCGCAACCAGCACCGTGGTCGATATCTGCCTGGAGGTGGCCCATGGTTGA
- the murD gene encoding UDP-N-acetylmuramoyl-L-alanine--D-glutamate ligase produces the protein MSLIASDQFRIVVGLGKSGMSLVRFLANRGIAFAVADTREQPPELDTLRREYPQVEVRCGELDVDFLCRANELYVSPGLALATPALQQAAARGVKLSGDIELFARHAKAPIIAISGSNAKSTVTTLVGEMAAKAGKRVAVGGNLGTPALDLLADDVELYVLELSSFQLETTDQLNAEVATVLNISEDHMDRYSGLPAYHLAKHRIFRGARQVVVNRQDALSRPLPVEGRPSWSFGLNAPDFKAFGLREVEGEKYLAFEFQTLMPVRELKIRGAHNQSNALAALALGHAAGLPFAPMLDALREFKGLAHRCQWVRERNGVNWYDDSKATNVGAALAAIEGLGADIEGKLVLIAGGDGKGADFAALREPVAQHCRAVVLLGRDAERLAETLGDAVAQVRVKTLDEAVQRCAELAQPGDAVLLSPACASLDMFKNFEERGRLFAQAAEGLA, from the coding sequence GTGTCACTGATCGCTTCCGACCAATTCCGCATCGTTGTCGGCCTCGGCAAGAGCGGCATGTCCCTGGTTCGCTTCCTGGCGAACCGGGGCATTGCCTTTGCGGTCGCCGACACCCGCGAGCAACCGCCGGAACTGGACACCCTGCGCCGTGAGTACCCGCAGGTGGAAGTGCGCTGTGGCGAGCTCGACGTGGACTTCCTGTGCCGGGCCAACGAGCTGTACGTGAGCCCCGGCCTGGCCCTGGCCACGCCTGCCCTGCAGCAGGCCGCCGCGCGAGGGGTGAAGCTGTCGGGCGACATCGAGTTGTTCGCCCGCCACGCCAAGGCACCGATCATCGCCATCAGCGGCTCCAACGCCAAGAGCACCGTCACCACCCTGGTCGGCGAAATGGCCGCCAAGGCAGGCAAACGTGTGGCTGTCGGTGGCAACCTCGGTACCCCGGCCCTCGACCTGCTGGCCGACGATGTCGAGCTGTACGTGCTGGAGCTGTCGAGCTTCCAGCTGGAAACCACCGACCAGCTCAACGCCGAAGTGGCCACCGTGCTGAACATCAGCGAAGACCACATGGACCGCTACAGCGGCCTGCCGGCCTATCACCTGGCCAAGCACCGGATCTTCCGCGGTGCCCGCCAGGTGGTGGTGAACCGTCAGGATGCCCTGAGCCGTCCATTGCCGGTCGAAGGCCGGCCGAGCTGGAGCTTCGGGCTCAACGCGCCGGACTTCAAGGCCTTTGGCCTGCGCGAAGTGGAGGGCGAGAAGTACCTGGCGTTCGAATTCCAGACGCTCATGCCGGTGCGTGAGCTGAAGATCCGTGGCGCCCACAACCAGAGCAACGCCCTGGCCGCGCTGGCTCTCGGTCATGCCGCCGGCCTGCCCTTCGCGCCAATGCTCGACGCCCTGCGCGAGTTCAAGGGCCTGGCCCATCGCTGCCAGTGGGTGCGCGAGCGCAACGGGGTGAACTGGTACGACGATTCCAAGGCCACCAACGTCGGTGCCGCCCTGGCTGCCATCGAAGGCCTGGGCGCCGATATCGAAGGCAAGCTGGTACTGATCGCGGGTGGTGATGGCAAGGGCGCCGACTTCGCTGCCCTGCGCGAGCCGGTGGCTCAGCATTGCCGTGCCGTCGTGCTGCTTGGCCGTGACGCCGAGCGTCTGGCTGAAACCTTGGGTGATGCCGTGGCGCAGGTCCGGGTCAAGACCCTCGACGAAGCCGTGCAGCGTTGTGCCGAACTGGCGCAGCCGGGCGACGCTGTCCTGCTGTCGCCTGCCTGCGCCAGCCTCGACATGTTCAAGAACTTCGAAGAACGCGGGCGCCTGTTCGCCCAGGCGGCGGAGGGGCTGGCATGA
- the ftsW gene encoding putative lipid II flippase FtsW — translation MIFGILKPYPSPLISGRGIDLDFPLLAGCLALLGLGLVMITSASSEVAAVQSGNPLYHMIRHLVYVSLGLGAGVLTMLVPIATWQRMGFLMLIGAFGLLVLVLVPGIGREVNGSMRWIGFSFFNVQPSEIAKVFVVIYLAGYLVRRQTEVRESWMGFFKPFIVLLPMAGLLLMEPDFGATVVMMGAAAAMLFLGGVGLFRFSLMVVLAVISVVVLVQAQPYRMARLITFTDPWSDQFGSGYQLTQALIAFGRGEWLGVGLGNSVQKQFYLPEAHTDFVFSVLAEELGVVGSLLTIALFVFITVRALYIGLWAEKAKQFFAAYMAFGLSFLWIGQFLINIGVNVGLLPTKGLTLPFLSYGGSSLVICCACVGLLLRIEWESRTHLGSEEHEFKESDFAEETSHGR, via the coding sequence ATGATCTTCGGCATCCTCAAGCCGTATCCGTCGCCGCTGATCAGCGGCCGTGGCATCGACCTCGACTTCCCACTGCTGGCCGGCTGCCTGGCGCTGCTCGGCCTGGGCCTGGTGATGATCACCTCGGCCTCCTCGGAGGTGGCCGCGGTGCAGTCGGGCAACCCGCTGTACCACATGATCCGCCACCTGGTGTATGTCTCCCTCGGCCTGGGGGCCGGGGTGTTGACCATGCTGGTGCCGATCGCCACCTGGCAGCGCATGGGCTTCCTCATGCTGATAGGCGCCTTCGGTCTGCTGGTGCTGGTGCTGGTGCCAGGCATCGGCCGCGAGGTGAACGGTTCGATGCGCTGGATCGGCTTCAGCTTCTTCAACGTGCAGCCGTCGGAGATCGCCAAGGTCTTCGTGGTGATCTACCTCGCCGGCTACCTGGTTCGCCGGCAGACCGAGGTGCGCGAAAGCTGGATGGGCTTTTTCAAGCCGTTCATCGTGCTGCTGCCGATGGCCGGCCTGTTGCTGATGGAGCCAGACTTCGGCGCCACGGTGGTGATGATGGGCGCCGCGGCGGCCATGCTGTTCCTCGGTGGGGTGGGGTTGTTCCGCTTTTCGCTGATGGTGGTGCTGGCGGTCATTTCGGTGGTGGTGCTGGTCCAGGCCCAACCGTACCGCATGGCGCGACTGATCACCTTCACCGACCCCTGGTCCGACCAGTTCGGCTCCGGCTATCAGCTGACCCAGGCGCTGATCGCCTTCGGCCGCGGCGAGTGGCTGGGCGTGGGCCTTGGCAACAGCGTGCAGAAGCAGTTCTACCTGCCCGAGGCGCACACCGACTTCGTGTTCTCGGTGCTGGCCGAAGAGCTCGGCGTGGTCGGTTCGCTGCTGACCATCGCGCTGTTCGTCTTCATCACTGTGCGCGCGCTGTACATCGGCCTGTGGGCCGAGAAGGCCAAGCAGTTCTTCGCCGCCTACATGGCCTTTGGCCTGTCGTTCCTGTGGATCGGCCAGTTCCTGATCAACATCGGCGTGAACGTCGGCCTGCTGCCGACCAAGGGCCTGACCCTGCCGTTCCTCAGCTACGGCGGCAGCTCACTGGTGATCTGCTGCGCCTGCGTGGGGCTTTTGCTGCGGATCGAGTGGGAGAGCCGCACGCACCTGGGCAGCGAGGAGCACGAATTCAAGGAGAGCGATTTTGCCGAGGAGACCAGCCATGGCCGCTGA
- a CDS encoding cell division protein FtsQ/DivIB, with amino-acid sequence MQGAMIRQQPPVTGRSKPVPRGASRLVADEPVSARLPRPSFGGLKRLLWPVLLVAAGFGAYEGAIRLMPYADRPITKIDVQGDLSYISQQSVQQRIAPYVAASFFTVDLAAMRVELEQMPWIAHAEVRRVWPDEVVIRLEEQLPVARWGDEALLNNQGQAFTPRELANYEHLPQLFGPQRAQQQVMQQYQVLSQMLRPMGFSIARLELRERGSWFLTTGAGSAGAGVELLLGRDHLVEKMRRFIAIYDKSLKDQITNIARIDLRYANGLAVGWREPNAPTTAQPAVAKN; translated from the coding sequence ATGCAAGGCGCGATGATACGTCAGCAGCCCCCCGTGACCGGCCGTAGCAAGCCGGTGCCGCGTGGTGCCAGCCGACTGGTGGCCGACGAGCCCGTATCGGCGCGCCTGCCACGGCCGAGCTTCGGCGGTCTCAAGCGCCTGCTGTGGCCGGTGCTGCTGGTGGCCGCGGGCTTTGGCGCCTACGAGGGCGCCATCCGCCTGATGCCTTACGCCGACCGGCCGATCACCAAGATCGACGTGCAGGGCGACCTCAGCTACATCAGCCAGCAGTCGGTGCAGCAGCGGATCGCCCCCTATGTGGCGGCGAGTTTCTTCACCGTCGACCTGGCGGCGATGCGCGTCGAACTGGAGCAGATGCCCTGGATCGCCCACGCCGAAGTGCGCCGGGTGTGGCCGGACGAGGTGGTGATCCGCCTGGAAGAACAGCTGCCGGTGGCGCGCTGGGGCGACGAGGCCTTGCTCAACAACCAGGGCCAGGCCTTCACGCCGCGCGAGCTGGCCAACTACGAGCACCTGCCGCAGCTGTTCGGGCCGCAGCGCGCTCAGCAACAAGTCATGCAGCAGTATCAGGTATTGAGCCAGATGCTGCGCCCCATGGGCTTTTCCATCGCTCGCCTGGAGCTGCGCGAGCGAGGCAGCTGGTTCCTGACCACCGGTGCGGGCAGCGCCGGTGCGGGCGTCGAGCTGCTGCTGGGGCGCGACCATCTGGTGGAGAAGATGCGCCGTTTCATTGCCATTTACGACAAATCGCTTAAAGACCAGATCACCAATATCGCCCGCATCGATCTGCGTTATGCCAACGGACTTGCCGTTGGTTGGCGGGAACCGAATGCACCGACGACGGCCCAACCCGCCGTTGCGAAGAATTAG
- the mraY gene encoding phospho-N-acetylmuramoyl-pentapeptide-transferase has product MLLLLAEYLQQFHKGFAVFQYLTLRGILGVLTALSLALWLGPWMIRTLQIRQIGQAVRNDGPQSHLSKSGTPTMGGALILSAIAISTLLWADLTNRYVWVVLIVTLAFGAIGWVDDYRKVIEKNSRGLPSRWKYFWQSVFGLAAAIFLYKTAPTSVETTLIIPMLKDLAIPLGAGFIVLTYFVIVGSSNAVNLTDGLDGLAIMPTVMVGGALGIFCYLSGNVKFAEYLLIPYVPGAGELIVFCGALIGAGLGFLWFNTYPAQVFMGDVGALALGAALGTIAVIVRQEIVLFIMGGVFVMETLSVVIQVASFKLTGKRVFRMAPIHHHFELKGWPEPRVIVRFWIITVILVLIGLATLKLR; this is encoded by the coding sequence ATGCTGCTGCTGTTGGCTGAGTATCTGCAACAGTTCCACAAGGGCTTCGCGGTCTTTCAGTACCTGACCCTGCGCGGGATCCTGGGTGTGCTGACCGCGTTGTCCCTGGCCCTGTGGTTGGGCCCGTGGATGATCCGTACCCTGCAGATCCGCCAGATCGGTCAGGCCGTGCGCAACGACGGCCCGCAATCGCACCTGTCCAAATCCGGCACCCCGACCATGGGCGGCGCGCTGATCCTGTCGGCCATTGCCATCAGCACCCTGCTGTGGGCCGACCTGACCAACCGCTACGTGTGGGTGGTCCTGATCGTCACCCTGGCGTTCGGCGCCATCGGCTGGGTCGACGACTACCGCAAGGTGATCGAAAAGAACTCCCGTGGCCTGCCGAGCCGCTGGAAGTATTTCTGGCAGTCGGTGTTCGGCCTGGCCGCGGCGATCTTCCTGTACAAGACCGCGCCGACCAGCGTCGAGACCACGCTGATCATCCCGATGCTCAAGGACCTGGCGATTCCGCTGGGCGCCGGGTTCATCGTGCTGACCTATTTCGTCATCGTCGGCTCAAGCAACGCGGTCAACCTGACCGACGGCCTCGATGGCCTGGCGATCATGCCGACGGTGATGGTCGGCGGTGCCCTGGGCATCTTCTGCTACCTGTCGGGTAACGTGAAGTTCGCTGAATACCTGCTGATCCCTTACGTGCCGGGCGCGGGCGAGCTGATCGTGTTCTGCGGCGCGCTGATCGGTGCGGGCCTGGGCTTCCTGTGGTTCAACACCTATCCGGCCCAGGTATTCATGGGCGACGTCGGCGCTCTGGCGCTGGGCGCGGCCTTGGGCACCATCGCGGTGATCGTCCGCCAGGAAATCGTCCTGTTCATCATGGGCGGCGTGTTCGTGATGGAAACCCTGTCGGTGGTCATCCAGGTGGCTTCGTTCAAGCTCACCGGCAAGCGCGTGTTCCGCATGGCGCCGATCCACCACCACTTTGAACTCAAGGGTTGGCCCGAGCCACGGGTGATCGTCCGCTTCTGGATCATCACCGTGATTCTGGTGCTGATTGGCCTTGCCACCCTGAAACTGAGGTAA
- the murC gene encoding UDP-N-acetylmuramate--L-alanine ligase, with protein sequence MVESQKAMPQPKMGRIRRIHFVGIGGVGMCGIAEVLLNLGYEVSGSDLKESPVTERLQSFGAQIFVGHRAENAANADVLVVSSAINPANPEVATALERRIPVVPRAEMLAELMRYRHGVAVAGTHGKTTTTSLLASVFAAGGLDPTFVIGGRLTAAGTNAQLGTSRYLIAEADESDASFLHLQPMVAVVTNIDADHMATYEGDFNKLKKTFVEFLHNLPFYGLAVMCLDDPVVREILPQVKRPTVTYGFSEEADIRAINVRQQGMQTHFTVLRRDCEPLEVSVNMPGNHNVLNALATIAIATDEGISDEAIVQGLSGFQGVGRRFQVYGELPVDGGSVMLVDDYGHHPTEVAAVIKAVRGGWPSRRLVIVYQPHRYSRTRDLYDDFVQVLGDANVLLLMEVYPAGEEPIPGADSRQLCHSIRQRGKLDPIYIERGAELAPLVKPLLRAGDILICQGAGDVGGLAPQLMKSPLFAGAKQEKSK encoded by the coding sequence ATGGTTGAGAGCCAGAAAGCCATGCCCCAGCCAAAGATGGGCCGTATCCGTCGCATCCATTTCGTCGGCATCGGCGGCGTGGGCATGTGCGGCATCGCCGAAGTGCTGCTGAACCTGGGCTACGAAGTATCCGGTTCCGACCTGAAAGAGTCGCCGGTGACCGAGCGCCTGCAGTCGTTCGGCGCGCAGATCTTCGTCGGCCATCGCGCCGAGAATGCCGCCAACGCCGATGTGCTGGTGGTGTCCAGCGCGATCAACCCGGCCAACCCGGAAGTCGCCACCGCTCTGGAGCGGCGGATTCCCGTGGTGCCGCGTGCCGAGATGCTTGCCGAGCTGATGCGCTATCGCCACGGCGTGGCCGTTGCCGGCACCCACGGCAAGACCACCACCACCAGCCTGCTGGCCTCGGTGTTCGCCGCCGGCGGCCTGGACCCGACCTTCGTCATCGGCGGTCGCCTGACCGCGGCCGGCACCAACGCGCAACTGGGCACCAGCCGCTACCTGATCGCCGAGGCCGACGAGAGCGACGCCAGCTTCCTGCACCTGCAGCCGATGGTCGCCGTGGTCACCAATATCGACGCCGATCACATGGCCACTTACGAAGGCGACTTCAACAAGCTGAAGAAGACCTTCGTCGAGTTCCTGCACAACCTGCCGTTCTACGGGCTGGCGGTGATGTGCCTGGACGATCCGGTGGTGCGCGAGATCCTGCCGCAGGTCAAGCGCCCGACCGTCACCTACGGCTTCAGCGAAGAGGCTGACATCCGCGCCATCAACGTGCGTCAGCAGGGTATGCAGACTCACTTCACCGTGCTGCGCCGTGACTGCGAGCCGCTCGAGGTGTCGGTGAACATGCCGGGCAACCACAACGTGCTCAACGCCCTGGCCACCATCGCCATCGCCACCGACGAAGGCATCAGCGACGAAGCCATCGTCCAGGGCCTGTCGGGCTTCCAGGGCGTCGGTCGACGCTTCCAGGTCTACGGCGAGCTGCCGGTCGACGGTGGCAGCGTGATGCTGGTCGACGACTACGGTCACCACCCGACCGAGGTCGCCGCGGTGATCAAGGCCGTGCGTGGCGGTTGGCCGAGCCGCCGCCTGGTGATCGTCTACCAGCCGCACCGCTACAGCCGTACCCGCGACCTGTACGACGATTTCGTCCAGGTGCTGGGCGATGCCAACGTGCTGTTGCTGATGGAGGTCTACCCGGCCGGCGAAGAGCCGATCCCCGGCGCCGACAGCCGCCAGCTGTGCCACAGCATCCGCCAGCGCGGCAAGCTCGATCCGATCTACATCGAACGTGGCGCCGAGCTTGCGCCGCTGGTCAAGCCGCTGCTGCGCGCCGGCGACATCCTGATCTGCCAGGGTGCCGGTGATGTCGGTGGCCTGGCCCCGCAATTGATGAAAAGCCCGCTGTTCGCAGGCGCCAAGCAGGAGAAGTCGAAATGA
- a CDS encoding D-alanine--D-alanine ligase, which produces MTSAYDKLHSTLDVKAFGRVAVLYGGKSAEREVSLKSGKAVIEALTNAGVDVVAIDVGDDLLTRLQSEKIDRAFIILHGRGGEDGSMQGLLECLGIPYTGSGILASALAMDKLRTKQVWQSLGIPTPRHAVLASEQDCVAASAELGFPLIVKPAHEGSSIGMAKVNSEQELVAAWKDAAKYDSQVLVEQWIHGPEFTIAVLRGQVLPPIALGTPHVFYDYDAKYIANDTQYRIPCGLDSVKEQELIDLTARACDAVGIEGWGRLDVMQDEQGRFWLLEVNTAPGMTDHSLVPMAARAAGLDFQQLVLAILADSVATRG; this is translated from the coding sequence ATGACCAGCGCCTACGACAAGTTGCACTCGACCCTGGACGTCAAGGCCTTTGGCCGCGTCGCTGTGCTGTACGGTGGCAAGAGTGCCGAGCGTGAGGTTTCCCTGAAATCGGGCAAGGCAGTGATCGAGGCGCTGACCAACGCTGGTGTCGACGTCGTCGCCATCGACGTCGGCGACGACCTGCTGACCCGCCTGCAGAGCGAGAAGATCGACCGCGCCTTCATCATCCTCCACGGCCGTGGCGGTGAGGACGGCAGCATGCAGGGCCTGCTCGAGTGCCTGGGGATTCCCTACACCGGCAGCGGCATCCTCGCCTCGGCGCTGGCCATGGACAAGCTGCGCACCAAGCAGGTGTGGCAGAGCCTGGGCATCCCCACGCCGCGTCACGCCGTGCTGGCCAGCGAGCAGGATTGCGTGGCCGCCAGTGCGGAACTGGGCTTCCCGTTGATCGTCAAACCCGCCCATGAAGGTTCGAGCATCGGCATGGCCAAGGTGAACAGCGAGCAAGAGCTGGTCGCCGCCTGGAAAGACGCCGCCAAGTACGACTCGCAAGTGCTGGTCGAGCAGTGGATCCACGGTCCGGAGTTCACCATCGCCGTATTGCGCGGCCAGGTGCTGCCGCCGATCGCGCTGGGCACCCCGCACGTGTTCTACGACTACGACGCCAAGTACATCGCCAACGACACCCAGTACCGCATCCCTTGCGGCCTGGACAGCGTCAAGGAGCAGGAGCTGATCGACCTGACCGCGCGCGCCTGTGATGCCGTTGGCATCGAGGGCTGGGGCCGTCTGGACGTGATGCAGGACGAGCAGGGCCGGTTCTGGCTGCTCGAAGTCAACACCGCACCGGGCATGACCGACCATAGCCTGGTGCCCATGGCGGCCCGTGCCGCCGGCCTGGACTTCCAGCAACTGGTGCTGGCAATCCTGGCCGACAGCGTAGCGACGAGAGGTTAA
- the ftsZ gene encoding cell division protein FtsZ — MFELVDNVPQSPVIKVIGVGGGGGNAVNHMVKSNIEGVEFICANTDAQALKNIGARTILQLGTGVTKGLGAGANPEVGRQAALEDRERIAEVLQGTNMVFITTGMGGGTGTGAAPIIAEVAKEMGILTVAVVTRPFPFEGRKRMQIADEGIRMLAESVDSLITIPNEKLLTILGKDASLLSAFAKADDVLAGAVRGISDIIKRPGMINVDFADVRTVMGEMGMAMMGTGCASGPNRAREATEAAIRNPLLEDVNLQGARGILVNITAGPDLSLGEYSDVGSIIEAFASDHAMVKVGTVIDPDMRDELHVTVVATGLGARIEKPVKVVDNTLQTAQQAYEASNPAPVRQEQSAVNYRDLERPTVMRNQAHAGAAAAAKLNPQDDLDYLDIPAFLRRQAD, encoded by the coding sequence ATGTTCGAGCTCGTAGACAACGTCCCGCAAAGTCCGGTCATCAAGGTGATCGGCGTTGGCGGTGGTGGCGGCAACGCCGTCAACCACATGGTCAAAAGCAACATCGAAGGCGTCGAGTTCATCTGCGCCAACACCGATGCCCAAGCGCTGAAGAACATCGGCGCGCGCACCATCCTGCAACTGGGCACGGGTGTGACCAAGGGCCTGGGTGCCGGCGCCAATCCGGAGGTCGGCCGTCAGGCCGCGCTGGAAGACCGTGAGCGCATCGCCGAAGTGCTGCAAGGCACCAACATGGTGTTCATCACCACCGGCATGGGGGGGGGTACCGGTACCGGCGCGGCGCCGATCATCGCCGAAGTGGCCAAGGAAATGGGCATCCTCACCGTTGCGGTGGTGACCCGTCCGTTCCCGTTCGAGGGCCGCAAGCGCATGCAGATCGCCGACGAAGGCATCCGCATGCTGGCTGAGAGCGTCGACTCGCTGATCACCATCCCCAACGAGAAGCTGCTGACCATCCTGGGCAAGGATGCAAGCCTCTTGTCCGCCTTCGCCAAGGCCGACGACGTGCTGGCCGGTGCCGTTCGCGGTATTTCCGACATCATCAAGCGTCCGGGCATGATCAACGTCGACTTCGCCGACGTGCGCACCGTGATGGGCGAGATGGGCATGGCGATGATGGGTACCGGTTGCGCCAGCGGCCCGAACCGTGCGCGCGAAGCCACCGAGGCGGCGATTCGCAACCCGCTGCTCGAGGACGTCAACCTGCAGGGCGCCCGCGGCATCCTGGTGAACATCACCGCCGGTCCCGACCTGTCGCTGGGCGAGTACTCCGACGTGGGTAGCATCATCGAGGCCTTCGCCTCCGACCACGCGATGGTCAAGGTCGGCACCGTGATCGACCCGGATATGCGCGACGAACTGCACGTGACCGTGGTGGCCACCGGCCTGGGCGCGCGCATCGAGAAGCCGGTCAAGGTGGTCGACAACACCCTGCAGACCGCCCAGCAGGCGTACGAGGCCTCCAATCCGGCCCCGGTTCGCCAGGAGCAGTCGGCGGTCAACTACCGTGACCTGGAGCGTCCGACCGTGATGCGCAACCAGGCCCACGCGGGTGCCGCGGCGGCCGCTAAACTCAACCCACAGGATGATCTGGACTACCTGGATATCCCGGCGTTCCTGCGTCGTCAGGCCGATTGA
- the ftsA gene encoding cell division protein FtsA, with protein sequence MANAHSGKMIVGLDIGTSKVVALVGEVGEDGTLEIVGIGTHPSRGLKKGVVVNIESTVQSIQRAVEEAQLMAGCRIHSAFVGVAGNHIRSLNSHGIVAIRDREVSTADLERVLDAAQAVAIPADQRVLHTLPQDYVIDNQEGVREPLGMSGVRLEAKVHVVTCAVNAAQNIEKCVRRCGLEIDDIILEQLASAYSVLTDDEKELGVCLVDIGGGTTDIAIFTEGAIRHTAVIPIAGDQVTNDIAMALRTPTQYAEEIKIRYACALAKLAGAGETIKVPSVGDRPPRELSRQALAEVVEPRYDELFTLIQAELRRSGFEDLVPAGIVLTGGTAKMEGAVELAEEIFHMPVRLGVPHSVRGLSDVVRNPIYSTGVGLLTYGLQKQSEDPSLTGISNSNSSNNSYGDEPKGPVLERLKRWVQSNF encoded by the coding sequence ATGGCAAACGCGCATAGCGGCAAAATGATCGTCGGGCTGGACATCGGCACTTCCAAGGTGGTGGCGCTGGTGGGTGAGGTCGGCGAGGACGGCACCCTGGAGATCGTCGGGATCGGCACCCATCCGTCCCGCGGTCTGAAGAAGGGCGTGGTGGTGAACATCGAATCGACCGTGCAGTCGATCCAGCGCGCCGTCGAAGAGGCCCAGCTGATGGCCGGCTGCCGCATCCACTCGGCGTTCGTCGGCGTGGCCGGCAACCACATCCGCAGCCTGAACTCCCACGGCATCGTCGCCATCCGCGACCGCGAAGTCAGCACCGCCGACCTCGAGCGCGTGCTCGACGCCGCCCAGGCCGTGGCCATTCCGGCCGACCAGCGGGTGCTGCACACCCTGCCGCAGGACTATGTGATCGACAACCAGGAAGGCGTGCGCGAGCCCCTGGGCATGTCGGGCGTGCGCCTGGAAGCCAAGGTCCATGTGGTCACCTGCGCGGTCAACGCGGCGCAGAACATCGAGAAGTGCGTGCGCCGCTGCGGGCTGGAAATCGACGACATCATCCTCGAGCAGTTGGCCTCGGCCTACTCGGTGCTGACCGACGACGAAAAAGAACTGGGCGTGTGCCTGGTGGATATCGGCGGCGGCACCACCGACATCGCCATCTTCACTGAAGGCGCGATCCGTCACACCGCGGTGATCCCGATCGCGGGCGACCAGGTCACCAACGACATCGCCATGGCCCTGCGCACCCCCACGCAGTACGCCGAGGAAATCAAGATCCGCTACGCCTGCGCCCTGGCCAAGCTGGCCGGCGCTGGCGAGACCATCAAGGTGCCGAGCGTCGGCGACCGCCCGCCGCGCGAGCTGTCGCGCCAGGCCCTGGCCGAAGTGGTGGAGCCGCGTTACGACGAGCTGTTCACCCTGATCCAGGCCGAACTGCGTCGCAGCGGCTTCGAGGACCTCGTGCCAGCCGGCATCGTCCTCACCGGCGGCACCGCGAAGATGGAAGGCGCCGTGGAACTGGCCGAGGAAATCTTCCACATGCCGGTACGCCTGGGCGTGCCGCACAGCGTTCGGGGCCTGAGCGACGTGGTGCGCAACCCGATCTATTCCACCGGCGTGGGCCTGCTCACCTATGGCCTGCAGAAGCAGTCCGAGGACCCGTCCCTGACCGGTATCAGCAACAGCAACAGCAGCAACAACAGCTATGGCGATGAACCGAAGGGCCCTGTGCTTGAACGACTCAAGCGTTGGGTCCAGAGCAACTTCTAA